One window of Nostoc sp. NIES-3756 genomic DNA carries:
- a CDS encoding Uma2 family endonuclease, which yields MFALVSPDKTELPPGAVVRLLASWQEYQHLCEQRGDGSIPRIKYRNGEVLLMSPLPVHGRDAHLLANIVMALLDHDEREYDAFTPVTMSLPQESGIEPDYCFYINNWQAVSGKKRIDWGQDPPPDLVIEIDVTSYSDVQDYLPYRVREVWLFRNQQLLIHELQGENYQLQTHSRYFPNFDLAQTIVLCVKIAYERNSSAAIRDLKKRLRNNVEP from the coding sequence ATGTTTGCCCTCGTTTCTCCAGATAAAACTGAATTACCTCCTGGTGCTGTAGTACGATTGCTTGCCAGTTGGCAAGAATATCAGCATTTATGTGAACAACGAGGAGATGGGTCAATACCACGCATCAAATACCGCAATGGAGAAGTATTGCTGATGTCGCCATTACCAGTACACGGTCGAGATGCTCATTTACTAGCTAACATTGTGATGGCTTTATTAGATCACGATGAGCGAGAATATGATGCGTTTACACCTGTAACCATGAGCTTACCCCAAGAAAGCGGCATTGAGCCAGATTATTGCTTCTATATTAACAATTGGCAGGCAGTCTCAGGGAAAAAACGCATCGATTGGGGACAAGACCCACCGCCTGATCTAGTGATCGAAATTGATGTAACCAGTTATTCTGATGTGCAAGACTATCTGCCCTATCGTGTAAGAGAAGTTTGGTTGTTCAGAAATCAGCAGTTACTAATTCACGAACTACAAGGTGAAAATTATCAACTGCAAACCCATAGTCGCTATTTTCCTAACTTTGATTTAGCACAAACCATAGTTCTTTGTGTGAAGATTGCTTACGAACGTAACTCAAGTGCTGCCATCCGCGATCTTAAAAAGCGATTGAGGAATAATGTTGAGCCTTGA
- a CDS encoding alpha/beta fold hydrolase — protein sequence MVNKRNFRTIETNGVRLNTVVEGDGPLVILLHGWPQSWYLWRNQIDPLVEGGFQVAVPNQRGYDGSDAPEEIEAYDILNLTADVAGIADALGHKNFIVVGHDWGAPVAWNTAILYEERVKAVVGMSVPYFRYPIGSLTKQENFGDKFWYMVYFQKLGVAEAEFERDIRRSLRIIHYNVSGSVPSGIVLNPKPSTSGFLDGLIDTEELPKGMTQEDLDYYVQQYTQSGFRGNLNWYRNIDRNMQVTPQLEGKKISQPALFIAGEKDIVLQFPGVSLETMTHLIPNLKGQIIVPGAGHWVPAEYPQQVNEALLCFLKDFTS from the coding sequence ATGGTCAACAAACGCAACTTTCGGACAATTGAGACAAATGGTGTTCGGTTAAATACAGTGGTTGAGGGTGATGGGCCTTTGGTAATCCTGCTTCATGGATGGCCTCAATCCTGGTATCTCTGGCGCAATCAAATTGATCCACTGGTAGAAGGTGGCTTTCAAGTAGCTGTTCCTAACCAAAGAGGCTATGACGGTAGTGATGCGCCAGAAGAAATTGAAGCTTATGACATACTCAACTTAACAGCAGATGTGGCAGGAATTGCAGATGCTCTGGGTCATAAGAATTTCATTGTTGTTGGGCATGATTGGGGTGCGCCAGTAGCATGGAATACGGCAATTTTATATGAGGAACGAGTAAAGGCTGTTGTGGGAATGAGTGTTCCTTACTTTCGCTACCCAATTGGCTCATTAACAAAGCAAGAGAATTTTGGCGACAAGTTTTGGTACATGGTGTATTTCCAAAAACTGGGAGTTGCCGAGGCTGAATTTGAAAGGGATATCCGCCGTTCACTACGTATCATTCATTATAATGTTAGCGGTTCTGTACCTTCTGGAATCGTCCTCAATCCAAAACCATCAACTTCTGGTTTTCTAGATGGATTAATAGATACAGAAGAGTTACCAAAGGGTATGACTCAAGAGGATTTAGATTACTATGTCCAGCAGTACACTCAAAGTGGCTTTCGTGGCAATCTCAACTGGTATCGAAACATTGACCGTAATATGCAAGTTACACCTCAATTAGAAGGGAAGAAAATTTCACAACCTGCACTCTTTATCGCTGGTGAAAAGGACATCGTATTGCAGTTTCCTGGAGTTAGCCTTGAAACAATGACTCATCTAATTCCAAACTTAAAAGGGCAAATTATTGTTCCTGGTGCTGGACATTGGGTTCCTGCCGAATATCCCCAACAAGTAAATGAGGCTCTCCTCTGTTTTCTTAAGGATTTCACTTCATGA
- a CDS encoding DEAD/DEAH box helicase — protein MKVLHGSWIPNQYSDFVQSGAFYLWVETPINNKKRTHTQVHPGHLSSLELINFLIQTLGLKETEAQLKQRICSKYFVLPTANNQPLPSPELVKYLEIEVPEEYEDFQYWQVTCYETVTSVKAATAINIIKLLKDIHFLALYNASEFQLGSDLLFWYHYTQAFRQIITKDQYIPSLKYRANAATTKKKSKQPPPGLEIYAGWEIISEQYEANIQKYIEYMPMICVAGNSTQTDKLEFFAPETLLRHFSEYLLNNLVSKTPFTAAFDKQIDDSLIHYCLYPQKHNPLKTHTALQEYQQWLAWKNRIIRTQAESPFHLCFQLHSPQAEQIDNWQMQFLVSSKKDPSLKLALADYWTMNPKTKAGVHKEFGKDFDTNLLLNLGYAARMYPKLWQGLETDSPTRMQLSLDEAFDFLKDSAWVLEDSGFKVIVPAWYTPAGRRRAKIRLKASSGRKVAATAGESKSYFGLDSLVQYQYELAIGEQTVTPQEWEQLINTKAPLVHFRGQWMELDRDKMQQLLEFWQSHGDEQPQMSLLEFMQRSAQGEDDWEIEYDAALSEIMAKLQDKSQLEPICEDLNLQGNLREYQKRGVAWLQYLEKLGLNGCLADDMGLGKSVQVIARLVQEKESQSSPLPTLLIAPTSVVGNWQREIAKFAPHLKTMVHHGSDRLQEPVKFKAACQEHDVVISSFTLARLDEKLLNSVTWQRLVLDEAQNIKNPKAAQTKAILKLSAKHRLALTGTPVENRLLDLWSIFNFLNPGYLGKEAQFRKSFEIPIQKDNDKVKSTTLKKLVEPLILRRVKTDQSIIKDLPDKVEQKLYTNLTKEQASLYEVVVRDVEEKLQKAEGIQRKGLILSTLMKLKQICNHPRQFLQDNSEFLPERSHKLSRLVEMVDEAISEGESLLIFSQFTEVCEQIEKYLKHNLHCNTYYLHGGTSRQRREQMISDFQNPDTEASVFVLSLKAGGVGITLTKANHVFHFDRWWNPAVEDQATDRAFRIGQKKNVFVHKFVALGTLEERIDQMIEDKKKLSSAVVGSDESWLTELDNEAFKKLIALNKSTIME, from the coding sequence ATGAAAGTCCTTCATGGCTCGTGGATACCAAACCAATATAGCGATTTTGTGCAGTCTGGAGCATTTTATCTATGGGTAGAAACTCCGATTAATAACAAAAAGCGTACTCATACACAAGTTCACCCTGGACATCTATCTTCTCTTGAATTAATCAATTTTTTGATTCAGACTTTGGGTCTTAAAGAAACCGAAGCGCAATTAAAACAACGCATATGTTCTAAATATTTTGTCCTACCAACTGCTAATAATCAGCCATTACCTTCACCAGAGTTAGTCAAGTATTTAGAAATAGAAGTTCCTGAAGAGTATGAAGATTTTCAATATTGGCAGGTAACTTGTTATGAAACTGTTACTTCGGTGAAAGCAGCGACAGCAATTAATATTATCAAATTACTTAAAGATATTCATTTTTTAGCCCTATACAATGCTAGTGAATTTCAATTAGGGTCAGATTTATTATTTTGGTATCATTATACGCAAGCATTTAGGCAAATAATTACTAAGGATCAATATATTCCGTCTTTAAAATATAGAGCGAACGCAGCGACTACAAAGAAAAAATCTAAACAACCACCCCCAGGATTGGAAATATATGCTGGTTGGGAAATAATTTCCGAGCAATATGAAGCCAATATTCAAAAATATATTGAATATATGCCAATGATTTGTGTAGCAGGTAACAGCACACAAACTGATAAATTAGAATTTTTTGCTCCAGAAACTCTATTACGCCACTTCAGTGAGTATCTGCTCAATAATTTAGTGAGTAAGACACCATTTACCGCAGCATTTGACAAACAAATTGATGATTCTCTAATTCACTATTGTCTTTATCCTCAAAAACACAACCCACTCAAAACCCATACTGCTCTCCAAGAGTATCAGCAATGGTTGGCATGGAAAAATAGAATTATCCGCACCCAAGCTGAATCACCATTTCATCTTTGCTTTCAGTTACATTCACCACAGGCTGAACAAATTGACAATTGGCAGATGCAATTTTTGGTATCAAGTAAAAAAGATCCGTCTTTAAAGTTAGCTTTGGCAGATTACTGGACGATGAACCCCAAAACCAAAGCAGGTGTACATAAAGAATTTGGCAAAGATTTCGATACTAATTTACTGCTGAATTTAGGCTATGCAGCAAGAATGTATCCCAAACTTTGGCAAGGTTTAGAAACGGACTCTCCCACCCGAATGCAGTTAAGTTTAGATGAGGCCTTTGATTTTCTTAAAGATAGTGCTTGGGTGTTGGAAGACTCAGGATTTAAGGTCATTGTCCCGGCTTGGTATACTCCGGCTGGTCGTCGGCGTGCAAAAATTCGCCTCAAAGCTTCTAGTGGTCGCAAGGTAGCTGCTACGGCAGGGGAAAGCAAAAGTTATTTCGGTTTAGATTCACTGGTACAGTATCAGTATGAATTGGCAATTGGTGAGCAAACTGTCACACCCCAAGAATGGGAACAATTGATTAATACTAAAGCACCACTAGTGCATTTTCGCGGTCAATGGATGGAATTAGACCGAGATAAAATGCAGCAGTTATTAGAATTTTGGCAGTCCCACGGCGATGAACAGCCACAAATGAGCTTGTTAGAGTTCATGCAACGCAGCGCCCAAGGGGAAGATGACTGGGAAATTGAATATGATGCAGCTTTGTCAGAAATAATGGCAAAGTTACAAGATAAAAGTCAGCTTGAGCCGATTTGTGAAGACTTAAATTTGCAAGGCAACCTGCGAGAATATCAAAAGCGGGGTGTGGCTTGGCTGCAATATTTAGAAAAATTGGGATTAAATGGCTGTTTAGCCGACGACATGGGACTGGGTAAGTCTGTGCAGGTAATTGCGAGATTAGTACAGGAGAAAGAGAGCCAAAGTTCCCCATTACCGACATTATTAATTGCGCCGACTTCGGTTGTGGGTAACTGGCAAAGAGAAATTGCTAAGTTTGCACCCCATTTAAAAACTATGGTGCATCATGGTAGCGATCGCCTGCAAGAACCAGTGAAGTTTAAAGCCGCCTGTCAAGAGCATGATGTGGTGATTAGTTCCTTTACTTTGGCGCGCTTAGATGAAAAACTCCTAAATAGTGTGACATGGCAACGTCTAGTTTTAGATGAAGCGCAAAACATTAAAAATCCCAAAGCAGCGCAGACTAAAGCTATACTCAAACTCAGTGCTAAACACCGTCTAGCTTTAACTGGTACACCAGTTGAGAACCGCTTACTTGATTTGTGGTCGATTTTTAATTTTCTCAATCCTGGTTATTTAGGGAAAGAAGCACAGTTTCGCAAATCTTTTGAAATTCCCATTCAGAAGGACAACGACAAAGTTAAATCAACTACCTTAAAGAAACTGGTCGAACCATTAATTTTACGGCGGGTAAAAACAGACCAATCAATTATTAAAGACTTACCAGATAAAGTTGAACAAAAACTCTATACTAATCTCACCAAAGAACAGGCTTCGTTATATGAAGTGGTTGTGAGAGACGTGGAAGAAAAATTGCAGAAAGCTGAGGGAATACAACGCAAAGGTTTAATTCTCTCTACCCTGATGAAATTAAAACAGATTTGCAATCATCCTCGACAATTCTTGCAAGATAACAGCGAATTTTTACCGGAGCGCTCGCACAAGCTTTCGCGCTTAGTGGAAATGGTAGATGAAGCCATTTCTGAAGGAGAAAGTCTTTTAATATTTAGTCAATTTACCGAAGTCTGTGAACAAATAGAAAAATATCTCAAACATAACTTACATTGCAATACCTACTACCTACATGGAGGTACAAGTCGCCAACGTCGGGAACAAATGATTAGTGACTTTCAAAATCCTGATACAGAAGCATCTGTATTTGTCCTTTCTCTAAAAGCTGGCGGCGTGGGGATTACTTTAACTAAAGCCAATCACGTCTTTCATTTTGACCGTTGGTGGAATCCAGCCGTTGAAGACCAAGCCACAGACCGCGCTTTTCGCATAGGTCAGAAAAAGAATGTGTTTGTACATAAATTTGTCGCGCTTGGTACTTTAGAAGAAAGAATCGACCAAATGATTGAAGATAAGAAAAAACTTTCTTCCGCCGTAGTAGGTAGTGATGAATCGTGGCTGACCGAATTAGATAACGAAGCCTTTAAGAAACTAATTGCCTTGAATAAAAGCACAATTATGGAGTAA
- a CDS encoding YkvA family protein — MTSLERLKQQAKRLKTELYALYLAYKDTRVPWYARIFTACIIAYAFSPIDLIPDFIPVFGYLDDLILVPLGIKLALKMIPQDVMEECRLKAQSQIQRNKPNNWIATGIIAIIWFLFALLAIRVIFMFLINKKN; from the coding sequence ATGACAAGTTTAGAAAGGCTCAAGCAACAGGCAAAGCGATTAAAAACCGAATTATATGCTTTGTATTTAGCGTATAAAGATACTCGTGTGCCGTGGTATGCAAGAATATTTACTGCTTGTATTATTGCTTATGCCTTCAGCCCAATTGATTTGATACCCGATTTTATTCCAGTTTTTGGTTATTTGGATGATCTAATTCTGGTTCCACTTGGCATTAAGCTTGCCTTGAAGATGATTCCTCAAGATGTCATGGAGGAATGCCGACTAAAGGCACAGTCTCAAATACAACGCAACAAGCCGAACAATTGGATAGCAACAGGAATAATTGCGATAATTTGGTTCTTGTTTGCATTGTTAGCAATTCGTGTGATATTTATGTTTTTAATAAATAAAAAGAATTAA
- a CDS encoding non-ribosomal peptide synthetase: MKTLELLSYLRSLDVQIFIDGEILRCNSPEGVLTAELRQEIQERKAEIINFLKAANHTNNYNFKPLVAIPRAGNPPLSFAQQRLWFLDQLLPNNPFYNVPATLHLRGWLNLAALEQTFNEIVQRHEALRTNFVMQSGQPVQIIKSQITISLSIIDLQQQPVDERETQAQQLIIQEVQKPFNLTTDSLLRVTLFQLNEAEYILLLNMHHIVSDGWSIGVLVQEIAALYTAFSSNHPSSLPQLAIQYADFAHWQRQWLQGEVLETQLVYWRKQLDNISVLNLPIDKPRSAIQRHRGARQFLELPKSLSQALLTLSQQEGVTLFMTLLAAFQILLYRYTQQDDIAVGSPIANRNRSEIEGLIGFFVNSLVLRTDLSGNPTFKELLSRVKDVALGAYAHQDLPFEKLVEELHPERSLNQNPLFQVVFALQNAPMSALELPRLTVSPWQFDSETTRFDLEFHLWGQETNNALWVDSSAGISGFVIYSTDLFEDATITRMLKHFQILLEGIVANPEQKIATLPLLSEAEIHQLLIEWNTTQVDYSQEQCIHQLFEGIVEQNPDAIALLFGEQQLSYQELNIRSNQLAHYLNNQGITNEVLVGLCVERSFEMIIGMLGILKAGGAYLPIDPNYPSERINFILKDAQVPILLTHKSLFETLENYSSQIICLDEDWQIIAQEKEDNLRATVTVDNLAYVIYTSGSTGKPKGVQIEHKGLLNLVFWHQKAFAVSSQDRVSQIANFAFDACGWEIWPYLTAGASIYIVDEQIKQVPEYLRDWLISKAITISFLPTPLAEKVITLNWSTNTALRTILTGGDKLHEYPLVSHTFGLVNNYGPTENSVVTTSNSIFADDKANVVPAIGRPIANTQVYILDKSLQPVPVGVPGELYISSDGLARGYLNRLDLTNESFIYHEFSQELKVRLYRTGDLARYRWDGNIEFISRLDEQVKIRGHRIELGEIEAVLSQHPAVEQTVVITHENADEKRLAAYVIFTNKYLNEQDNEQLMKLQDEQVLQWQILYNEVYQQSATGFDPTLNFVGWNSSYTNQSIPLEQMSEWINNQVAQILDLQPQRVLEIGCGTGLVLFRVAPHCIQYCATDFSQFSLNYIRHQLAKQEIPQVTLHQKMADDFEGIETGIFDVVILNSVVQYFPSIDYFIHVLEGAVKATAPGGSIFIGDVRNLCLLPAFHASVQIYQAEPSLTSVELQQRTQLQIFQEEELVIDPTFFTAIKQIFPQISHVQIQLLRGKEHNELTQFRYNVILHIANDTINDNYLMLNWDKDNLTFANLRQLLLKNKPDKLYISNVPNARIIAASKIVEFLSNTETFKTVAQIRKAVQELDSLGVDPEEFFSLDVLYKVYITRSRSDIEENYDVVFVHQAETYKGTNLHNTTLSRSWQTYANNPLKAKSARKLVLQMQTYLAEKLPEYMIPSVFVVLNSLPVTVNGKVDRHLLRTLHDVIKPQSHENFIAPRNPVEQAVMKIFAEVLGLKRVGIHENFFKLGGHSLLATVFVSRVRDILSVELPLRTMFEAPTISQISQLVESLKQSKTQSKAPVLAPLPRETRRIKLSSLNESSKKLSQEQDQNSEHNSKKLDFMQNYGASPE, encoded by the coding sequence TTGAAGACGCTGGAATTATTATCTTATCTTCGCAGCTTAGATGTACAAATTTTTATAGATGGCGAAATATTGCGTTGTAATTCTCCTGAAGGAGTTTTAACAGCAGAACTGCGTCAAGAAATTCAAGAGCGTAAAGCAGAAATTATTAATTTTTTAAAAGCTGCTAATCATACTAATAACTATAATTTTAAACCTCTTGTAGCTATTCCCCGTGCGGGAAATCCTCCTCTATCATTTGCTCAACAAAGATTGTGGTTTCTTGATCAATTATTACCTAATAATCCTTTTTATAACGTTCCGGCAACATTGCATTTAAGAGGTTGGCTTAATTTAGCAGCACTAGAGCAAACTTTTAATGAAATTGTGCAACGTCATGAAGCTTTACGTACTAATTTTGTAATGCAGTCAGGACAGCCAGTTCAGATAATTAAATCACAAATAACAATATCATTATCAATTATAGATTTACAGCAACAGCCAGTAGACGAACGGGAAACACAAGCACAACAACTAATTATCCAAGAAGTTCAAAAGCCTTTTAATTTAACAACAGACTCATTGCTACGAGTAACATTGTTTCAATTAAATGAAGCAGAGTATATCCTGTTGCTGAATATGCACCATATTGTTTCAGATGGTTGGTCTATTGGGGTGCTAGTACAGGAAATTGCCGCACTCTACACTGCTTTTAGTAGCAACCACCCTTCTTCTCTGCCGCAATTAGCAATTCAGTATGCAGACTTCGCTCATTGGCAACGCCAGTGGTTGCAAGGGGAAGTTTTGGAAACCCAATTAGTTTACTGGCGAAAGCAGTTAGATAATATTTCTGTTTTAAATCTGCCTATTGACAAACCAAGATCAGCTATTCAAAGACATCGAGGAGCAAGGCAATTTTTAGAACTACCTAAAAGCTTAAGCCAAGCTCTTTTAACTCTTTCTCAGCAGGAAGGAGTAACTTTATTCATGACTCTGCTGGCAGCATTTCAAATTTTGCTTTATCGTTATACTCAACAGGATGATATTGCGGTAGGTTCACCTATTGCTAACCGTAATCGCAGCGAAATTGAAGGATTAATTGGTTTTTTTGTCAATAGTTTAGTCTTGCGTACTGATTTATCAGGGAACCCAACTTTTAAGGAATTATTGAGCAGAGTCAAAGATGTAGCTTTAGGAGCTTATGCTCATCAAGATTTACCTTTTGAAAAGCTAGTAGAAGAATTACATCCAGAGCGAAGCTTAAATCAAAATCCTTTATTCCAAGTAGTATTTGCGCTACAGAATGCACCGATGTCAGCCTTGGAGTTACCACGATTAACGGTCAGTCCTTGGCAATTCGACAGTGAAACAACACGTTTTGATTTAGAATTTCACCTATGGGGGCAAGAAACAAATAATGCCCTATGGGTAGATAGTTCAGCAGGCATTAGTGGTTTTGTCATTTACAGCACCGATTTATTTGAAGATGCAACTATTACTCGGATGCTAAAACATTTTCAAATTTTACTTGAGGGTATAGTGGCAAATCCAGAACAAAAAATTGCTACTTTACCACTCTTGAGTGAAGCAGAAATACATCAGTTATTAATTGAATGGAATACTACTCAAGTAGACTATTCTCAAGAACAGTGTATCCATCAATTATTTGAGGGGATTGTAGAACAAAACCCTGATGCGATCGCACTCTTATTTGGTGAGCAGCAACTTAGTTATCAAGAGTTGAATATACGTAGTAACCAACTAGCACATTATCTTAACAATCAAGGGATCACAAATGAAGTTTTAGTAGGTCTTTGTGTAGAGCGCTCTTTTGAGATGATTATCGGAATGTTAGGCATACTAAAAGCAGGTGGAGCTTATTTACCTATAGACCCTAATTATCCATCAGAGCGTATAAATTTTATACTTAAAGATGCACAAGTTCCTATCTTATTAACCCACAAATCATTATTTGAAACTTTAGAAAATTATAGTTCTCAAATAATCTGCTTAGATGAAGATTGGCAGATTATAGCCCAGGAAAAAGAAGATAATCTTCGAGCTACAGTTACTGTAGATAATCTTGCTTATGTAATTTATACCTCTGGCTCAACTGGAAAGCCTAAAGGCGTACAAATTGAGCATAAAGGATTGCTAAATCTAGTTTTTTGGCATCAAAAAGCCTTTGCAGTTTCATCCCAAGACCGAGTAAGTCAAATTGCTAACTTTGCGTTTGATGCTTGTGGCTGGGAGATTTGGCCATACCTTACTGCTGGGGCAAGTATTTATATTGTAGATGAGCAAATAAAGCAAGTACCTGAGTATCTTCGAGATTGGCTAATTTCAAAAGCCATCACAATTTCTTTTTTACCAACACCTTTAGCTGAGAAAGTTATAACATTAAATTGGTCTACAAATACAGCTTTACGAACAATACTAACAGGCGGAGATAAACTCCACGAATATCCTTTAGTCTCTCATACATTTGGGCTAGTAAATAACTATGGCCCAACAGAAAATAGTGTTGTTACAACCTCTAATAGTATTTTTGCTGATGATAAAGCTAATGTAGTGCCTGCAATTGGTCGTCCTATTGCTAATACACAAGTTTATATATTAGATAAAAGTTTACAACCTGTACCTGTCGGTGTTCCAGGTGAATTATATATAAGTAGTGATGGTTTAGCACGAGGATATTTGAACCGTTTAGATTTAACTAATGAGTCCTTTATTTATCATGAATTTAGCCAAGAGCTAAAAGTACGCCTTTATAGAACAGGTGACTTAGCTCGTTACCGTTGGGATGGTAATATTGAATTTATAAGCCGTCTTGATGAGCAAGTAAAAATTCGTGGACATCGGATTGAGTTAGGAGAAATTGAAGCGGTACTAAGTCAGCATCCCGCAGTAGAGCAAACTGTAGTAATTACTCATGAGAACGCTGATGAGAAACGTTTAGCCGCCTATGTTATTTTTACTAATAAATATCTTAACGAACAAGACAATGAACAGTTAATGAAATTGCAAGATGAACAAGTTTTGCAATGGCAAATTCTATATAACGAAGTTTATCAGCAATCTGCTACAGGCTTTGATCCAACATTAAACTTTGTAGGCTGGAATAGTAGCTACACTAATCAATCTATTCCTTTAGAGCAAATGTCTGAATGGATAAATAATCAAGTCGCGCAAATTCTAGATTTGCAACCGCAGCGTGTCCTAGAAATTGGCTGTGGAACAGGGTTAGTTCTTTTTAGAGTTGCTCCTCACTGTATTCAATATTGTGCAACAGATTTTTCTCAATTTTCGCTTAATTATATTCGACACCAATTAGCGAAGCAAGAAATACCTCAAGTTACGTTGCATCAGAAGATGGCTGATGATTTTGAGGGGATAGAAACAGGTATATTCGACGTAGTAATTCTCAACTCTGTTGTACAGTATTTTCCTAGTATTGATTATTTCATCCACGTATTAGAAGGCGCTGTAAAAGCAACTGCACCCGGTGGTTCTATATTCATAGGGGATGTTCGCAACTTATGCCTTTTGCCAGCTTTTCACGCTTCTGTGCAGATATACCAAGCTGAACCTTCATTAACCAGTGTCGAGTTACAACAACGTACACAACTGCAAATCTTTCAAGAGGAAGAGTTAGTTATTGATCCAACTTTTTTTACTGCAATTAAACAAATTTTTCCTCAGATTAGCCATGTACAAATTCAACTATTACGAGGAAAAGAACATAATGAATTAACTCAGTTTCGTTATAATGTTATTCTTCATATAGCTAATGATACTATTAATGATAATTATTTAATGTTAAATTGGGACAAAGATAATTTAACATTTGCCAATTTACGCCAGTTGTTGCTGAAGAATAAACCAGATAAATTATATATTAGTAATGTACCTAATGCGCGGATAATCGCTGCGAGTAAGATAGTAGAATTTTTATCAAATACTGAAACTTTTAAAACTGTTGCTCAGATACGTAAAGCTGTACAAGAACTGGATAGTTTAGGTGTAGATCCAGAAGAATTTTTTAGCTTAGATGTACTTTACAAAGTTTATATTACTCGGTCACGTTCAGATATTGAAGAAAATTATGATGTGGTTTTTGTACACCAAGCTGAAACATATAAGGGGACAAATTTACATAATACAACTCTTTCTCGCTCCTGGCAAACTTACGCCAATAATCCACTAAAAGCCAAATCTGCACGTAAGCTAGTATTGCAAATGCAGACTTACTTGGCAGAAAAACTGCCTGAGTATATGATTCCATCTGTTTTTGTAGTCTTAAATTCCTTACCTGTCACAGTAAATGGTAAGGTTGATCGCCACTTATTAAGAACATTGCATGATGTAATTAAACCTCAATCACATGAGAATTTCATAGCACCTCGAAATCCAGTTGAGCAAGCAGTAATGAAAATTTTTGCTGAGGTTTTAGGACTCAAACGAGTAGGTATTCATGAAAACTTTTTTAAATTAGGTGGTCATTCATTACTAGCAACAGTGTTTGTCTCTAGAGTACGAGATATTTTGTCTGTTGAATTACCTTTGCGTACTATGTTTGAAGCACCAACGATCTCACAAATATCTCAATTAGTGGAGAGTTTGAAACAAAGCAAGACTCAAAGTAAAGCTCCAGTTTTAGCGCCATTACCCCGTGAAACTCGGCGAATAAAGTTATCTTCTTTAAACGAAAGTAGTAAAAAATTAAGCCAAGAGCAGGATCAAAACTCCGAACATAACTCTAAAAAACTTGATTTTATGCAAAATTATGGTGCATCACCAGAATGA
- a CDS encoding SWIM zinc finger family protein gives MNKFSRTWWGERFIKALEGFTDNGRLQRGRSYARAGKVKSFDIDKNIITAKVRGSVNPYFGVYKEPTYNIVIEITPIAKNRWNEAIKNISSKASIVSRLLLNEVPENIEEIFSQMGLHLLPHSNKDFKTKCSCPDYANPCKHIAGVYYLVASQLDSDPFLLFELRGLTKVELQAKLADSPLGKALSTVLDEQELAIEPSQSFYTKPEKQTVSDKPHLREFWLGAKRLPSTIEVTNDSGVSAILVKKEGDFPAFWHKDNSFIETMEELYQRVKTKNQNLM, from the coding sequence ATGAATAAGTTTAGCAGAACATGGTGGGGTGAGCGCTTTATCAAAGCACTAGAAGGTTTTACCGATAATGGTCGTTTACAAAGAGGACGCTCCTATGCCCGTGCTGGTAAAGTTAAAAGCTTTGATATTGATAAAAATATCATCACGGCTAAAGTTAGAGGTTCAGTGAATCCTTACTTTGGAGTTTATAAAGAACCCACATATAATATAGTCATTGAAATTACCCCCATTGCCAAAAATCGTTGGAATGAAGCCATCAAAAATATTTCTTCCAAAGCTAGTATAGTTTCACGGTTATTATTAAACGAAGTCCCAGAAAATATTGAAGAAATATTCTCCCAAATGGGGTTACACTTATTACCCCATAGTAACAAGGACTTTAAAACTAAATGTTCTTGTCCAGACTATGCTAATCCTTGTAAGCACATAGCTGGAGTTTATTACTTAGTCGCTTCCCAACTTGATAGCGACCCCTTTTTACTATTTGAATTAAGAGGGCTTACCAAAGTAGAATTACAAGCTAAACTAGCTGACTCACCTTTAGGTAAAGCACTATCCACAGTTTTAGATGAACAAGAATTGGCTATCGAACCGAGTCAATCTTTTTACACAAAGCCTGAAAAACAAACTGTTAGTGACAAGCCACACTTAAGAGAGTTTTGGTTAGGTGCAAAACGTTTACCATCTACTATTGAAGTCACCAATGATAGCGGAGTTTCAGCAATTTTAGTTAAAAAGGAAGGAGACTTCCCAGCTTTCTGGCACAAAGATAATTCCTTTATTGAGACAATGGAAGAACTTTATCAACGAGTCAAAACTAAAAATCAAAATCTAATGTGA
- a CDS encoding sigma factor-like helix-turn-helix DNA-binding protein has translation MQREVLVLRFGLLDNQEQSLAQIAEKLNLSRERVRQIQQQAMTALRRQQPSIGQYLLS, from the coding sequence ATGCAACGCGAAGTGTTAGTCTTACGCTTTGGACTGTTGGATAACCAAGAGCAAAGTTTAGCCCAAATTGCGGAAAAGCTAAATCTTAGCCGAGAGCGAGTGCGCCAAATTCAGCAGCAAGCAATGACGGCTCTGCGTCGTCAGCAACCATCTATTGGGCAGTATTTATTGAGTTGA